The Nitrospiraceae bacterium genome segment GACACAGGGCCACTTGCGTCTTCCGAAATACTTATGCCCTCAAATACAGTCCAGGCAACCTTAACCTGGGACCCTTCTACCGATCCTTCAGTGAGGGGATATAAGGTGTATTACGGCACCGCGTCGAGAAACTATCAGCAGGTGATTGATGTGAATCTGAGCACCACCTATGCGTTTTCAACCCTCAAGAGTGGGACAACCTACTATTTCTCGGTCACTGCTTATAACATCGTGGCAGAAAGCTGCTCCTCAAACGAAGTGAACAAGACGATCCCCTAACTCTCCAAACTATCCATAGGGATTGGCCTCGTCGGCCGGGTGAAGCTGGCAATCGGTCTAGGGACAGGGCATTCAGCTCGGTCT includes the following:
- a CDS encoding kelch repeat-containing protein is translated as MPQTNNLTSARGYHTATLLPNGTVLVAGGNGSNGLLTSAEVYNPATGQWTATGNLTVARAGHTATLLPNGTVLVAGGFGDTGPLASSEILMPSNTVQATLTWDPSTDPSVRGYKVYYGTASRNYQQVIDVNLSTTYAFSTLKSGTTYYFSVTAYNIVAESCSSNEVNKTIP